The Engraulis encrasicolus isolate BLACKSEA-1 chromosome 4, IST_EnEncr_1.0, whole genome shotgun sequence genome includes a window with the following:
- the mlycd gene encoding malonyl-CoA decarboxylase, mitochondrial, translated as MTALHLVRPLRGCCRVWRLQGIIGSSCKFAISNCQTSRLWFSTSTHVPDRKMEELLRKTVAPLPSYETRDKSPPPPESHSVEFMNFYRSLETEQRTEFLERLSQDYGVDHKGASELAGKLLETQLRDVATILQVEDRLRYSLTPRYRQLLSHISRVEGGVKFLVDLRAHVIEITSSKASDSPHLRDLNGTLKGLLSEWFSVGLLKLERITWQSPCDLLQKISQYEAVHPVRNWTDIKRRVGPYRRCYAFTHASMPGEPLVVLHVALTEEIANNIQSIVREFATLDAVEDASKIQAAIFYSISSTQAGLQGVELGNYIIKRVVRELQSEFPHIAQFSSLSPIPGFTAWLQGMLGSSRGGGGGGGGGTISGADLLSEQEWREVEETMGVSPGAPALDALRRLLATGDWHRSERLTRSLEPALMRLCAWYLYGEKRRGYALNPVANFHLHNGATMWRLNWDADTSPRGVANSCGIMVNYRYFLTETAANSASYMQGKVVTASDLVLALVAQFQQNSKL; from the exons ATGACAGCCCTGCATTTAGTAAGACCACTCCGCGGCTGTTGTAGGGTCTGGCGCCTCCAAGGCATAATTGGCTCATCTTGCAAATTCGCAATTTCGAACTGTCAAACATCGCGTCTATGGTTTTCCACCTCAACTCACGTCCCTGACAGAAAAATGGAGGAGTTGCTCCGAAAGACTGTGGCACCTTTGCCCTCCTATGAGACCAGAGACAAATCCCCACCGCCCCCGGAGTCACATTCCGTGGAATTTATGAACTTCTACCGAAGCTTAGAGACGGAGCAGAGAACAGAGTTTTTGGAAAGATTGTCACAAGACTATGGAGTGGACCACAAAGGCGCTTCTGAGCTAGCAGGGAAACTGCTTGAAACACAGCTAAGGGACGTAGCAACAATACTGCAAGTGGAAGACCGGTTACGATACAGCCTGACGCCACGGTACAGACAGCTACTCAGTCATATAAGCAGAGTCGAGGGTGGCGTGAAGTTTCTTGTCGACCTGCGAGCACATGTGATTGAAATAACCTCATCCAAGGCTAGCGACAGCCCACACTTGAGG GATCTGAACGGAACTCTGAAGGGGTTGCTGTCCGAGTGGTTCTCAGTGGGCCTCCTCAAATTGGAGAGAATCACCTGGCAGTCGCCATGCGATCTACTGCAGAAGATCAGcca GTATGAAGCTGTGCATCCTGTGCGTAACTGGACGGACATTAAGCGTCGTGTTGGGCCTTACCGCCGCTGCTATGCCTTCACCCACGCTTCCATGCCTGGAGAGCCACTAGTGGTGCTGCATGTAGCGCTTACTGAGGAGATCGCTAACAACATACag agtatAGTGCGTGAGTTTGCGACGCTGGATGCGGTGGAGGATGCGAGTAAGATCCAGGCGGCCATCTTCTACTCCATCTCCTCCACACAGGCGGGACTGCAGGGGGTGGAGCTGGGGAACTACATCATTAAGAGGGTAGTCAGAgagctacag AGTGAGTTCCCCCACATAGCCCAGTTCTCCAGCCTGTCCCCCATCCCCGGCTTCACGGCCTGGCTGCAAGGCATGCTGGGTAGCAGCCGCGGGGGAGGCG gcggcggtggtggtggcaccATCAGCGGCGCGGACCTGCTGTCGGAGCAGGAGTGGCGCGAGGTGGAGGAGACGATGGGAGTGTCCCCCGGCGCCCCCGCCCTCGACGCCCTGCGTCGCCTCTTGGCCACGGGTGACTGGCATCGCTCGGAGCGGCTGACGCGCAGCCTGGAGCCGGCCCTGATGCGGCTGTGCGCCTGGTACCTGTACGGCGAGAAGCGGCGCGGCTACGCCCTCAACCCCGTGGCCAACTTCCACCTGCACAACGGCGCCACCATGTGGAGGCTGAACTGGGACGCGGACACCAGCCCGCGCGGCGTGGCCAACTCCTGCGGCATCATGGTCAACTACCGCTACTTCCTGACGGAGACGGCTGCCAACAGCGCCTCCTACATGCAGGGGAAGGTAGTGACGGCCTCAGACCTGGTGCTGGCGCTGGTGGCCCAGTTTCAGCAGAACAGCAAGCTGTGA